The following is a genomic window from Nitrospira sp..
CCACTAAGTCCCGTGACCGCATCCATCAACCGCTCTTCAACCGTCACAACTTTCCCAACCGATTCAAACATGGCGCGCGCCGTGCCGGCGTCCGACTCAGAGACTCCCGGCCCGATGGCCAGCGCCGTCATCCCTTCCTGCACCATGGCCGGGGTGTTCGGCATGGCTCGCACCACTCGCGTTCCCACCCCGCCGGCTTTCGTAATGGCCTCCATCGGAATCCCGGCAGCCACGGATACCGTGAGCGCACGTTTCAATTCCCCAGCAATATCCTTCATGACTCCGTCGAGAATCTGCGGCTTGACGGCGAGCACAATAATCCCGGCCCACGCAGCCGCCTCTCGATTCGTCCCGCCCACACGAATACCGTAGAGGCGCTTCAATGTCTCGCCGCGCGCCGCCACCGGATCTGTGGCCCAGATCCGATCAGGTTCGCACCGGCGGGTCGCCACCAGCCCTGCGATCAACGCCTCGGCCATCTGGCCGCCGCCGATAAACGCAATATTTTCCGCAATGCCGGGCTTAGACATGGCGCGCTCCGAAAAGCGCCGTGCCAACACGCACCAGCGTGGCTCCCTCTTCGATCGCTATTTCAAAATCGTGCGACATGCCCATGGACAACTCCTGCATCGCCAACGACGGAATCCCTTCTGCCTTAATGCGCACGCCGAGCTCACGCAGCGCACGAAAATACGGCCGGGCTGCTTCCGGCTGCGCCGTTGGAGGCGGAATCGTCATCAACCCTTGAATCCGGAGATGCGGCAGACCGCCGAGACTTGCCAAGGCCCGCATCAACCCGTCCGGCTGAAACCCGGCCTTACTGGCTTCACCGGCAATGTTCACTTCCAGCAGCACCGCCTGCGTCACACCGGCAGCACCGGCACGGCGATCGATTTCCTGCGCCAGTTCGACAGAGTCCACCGAATGAATCAGCTCGAACCGGCCGATCGCATCGCGCACTTTTCGCCGCTGGAGCTGGCCGATAAAATGCCAGCGGGGCGACAGATCTCGAAGTAGCGCGCCTTTTGACAGCGCCTCCTGCATCCGAT
Proteins encoded in this region:
- a CDS encoding Pyrroline-5-carboxylate reductase (MaGe:77309249), which translates into the protein MSKPGIAENIAFIGGGQMAEALIAGLVATRRCEPDRIWATDPVAARGETLKRLYGIRVGGTNREAAAWAGIIVLAVKPQILDGVMKDIAGELKRALTVSVAAGIPMEAITKAGGVGTRVVRAMPNTPAMVQEGMTALAIGPGVSESDAGTARAMFESVGKVVTVEERLMDAVTGLSGSGPAYVFLAIEAMADGGVKMGLPRATAEVLAAQTVLGAAKMVIETGEHPARLKDKVASPGGTTIAGLHRLEVGGMRATLINAVEAATKRSQELGR
- a CDS encoding Pyridoxal phosphate homeostasis protein (MaGe:77309250), translating into MMERDADDSLARRVHRVLDRLRSAAERTGRSPESVRLVAATKTVSAERIREGLQAGLSLLGENRMQEALSKGALLRDLSPRWHFIGQLQRRKVRDAIGRFELIHSVDSVELAQEIDRRAGAAGVTQAVLLEVNIAGEASKAGFQPDGLMRALASLGGLPHLRIQGLMTIPPPTAQPEAARPYFRALRELGVRIKAEGIPSLAMQELSMGMSHDFEIAIEEGATLVRVGTALFGARHV